Proteins encoded in a region of the Rutidosis leptorrhynchoides isolate AG116_Rl617_1_P2 chromosome 9, CSIRO_AGI_Rlap_v1, whole genome shotgun sequence genome:
- the LOC139868210 gene encoding uncharacterized protein, whose translation MTIDKSWVHLRNRVGDDFLTGLDSFIERCKNHLNDTTANPTAGLEDLIESTQTELWPGCTWMSSLEFLAKLTHMKVLNQWTNSSFDQLLELLKLSHPKENTILTSYYETKKWMKKIGLGYEAIHACKNDCCLFYKEYKDLEKCPICNLSRWKLERTSGKKVANKVLRYFPEEGKMRHPVDGRAWKETNKEYPDFPQEHRNIRLGLCADGFNPFGNISSTYSMWPVILTVYNTPPWVCMKESSLMLTLLIPGPKSPGKDIDVYLRPLVDELKSLWSEGVITFDSVTNTIFTMRAILMWTVNDYPARSSLSGWSGQGYKACPTCNEDTPAMRVKNKVVFFGMRQNLEMNHPYRENLEFNGEVDKRKKPRKFTNKMIEKQLEDLLPVGNPGRNHKNVGEKRARPANCLHNWTKISIFRELDYWKHLPLQHNLDVMHIEKNVLEAVLGTLLMNEKSKDTNNARLDLQRMGIRPELWLQPKHNGKKDGQFKKPHPKYSLKPKDRVRFCNFIKEVKLPDGFGSNFRQKVKDDNITGMKSHDCHIMMQRLLPVGVNAFLHPTISTPIIQLCAFFKQICTRELMVPDMLKAQKQLIKILCTLELIYPPAFFDIMIHLVMHLPEEAIYGGPIYMRWMYPFERYMKKLKNYVRNKARPEGCIAEGYVADKALTACSMSLEGVQTRFNRPDRYEDGPVRSCEFQVFKSLCKFVSKGVHKFLDHDLRDKLHWYVLDNCSDITEYIDQFKLENPGLDMKTFFPGWFKGKIRELRAADRSNFSNELIRLAEGSVDTANYYTACNVNGVRFVVHDRDERPTTQNRRISTPGVDDTPYYGQLEDILDLHYGGVFSVVLFRCRWFRTQKTSRERLITKNNITSIDPSFPKHYKSWNKVPEDEKIKSGLISKTTFRWIGG comes from the exons ATGACGATTGATAAGAGTTGGGTTCATTTGCGAAATCGAGTTGGTGATGACTTTCTAACTGGTCTTGATTCGTTTATCGAGAGGTGTAAAAACCATTTAAATGACACGACCGCAAATCCGACTGCCGGTCTTGAGGATTTAATCGAGTCTACCCAAACCGAGCTATGGCCTGGTTGCACCTGGATGTCTTCATTAGAGTTTCTAGCCAAGTTAACACAcatgaaagtattgaatcaatggACAAATAGTTCATTTGATCAATTGTTAGAATTACTCAAATTATCACATCCCAAAGAAAACACAATTCTGACATCATACTACGAAACAAAGAAGTGGATGAAAAAGATCGGTTTAGGTTATGAAGCTATACATGCGTGTAAGAATGATTGTTGTTTGTTTTATAAAGAATACAAAGATTTGGAGAAGTGTCCAATATGTAATCTGAGTAGATGGAAATTGGAACGCACATCGGGGAAGAAAGTTGCTAATAAAGTTTTGCGTTATTTTCCT GAAGAGGGTAAGATGCGTCATCCGGTAGATGGTCGAGCGTGGAAAGAAACTAACAAAGAATATCCGGATTTTCCACAAGAACACAGAAACATCCGACTAGGGTTGTGTGCTGATGGTTTCAATCCATTCGGCAACATTAGTTCGACTTACAGCATGTGGCCAGTAATATTGACAGTGTACAATACGCCTCCATGGGTATGTATGAAAGAAAGCTCTCTCATGTTGACTTTGTTAATTCCTGGTCCTAAGTCACCTGGAAAAGATATTGATGTTTACTTGAGGCCTTTGGTTGATGAATTGAAGAGTTTATGGTCCGAAGGAGTTATTACTTTCGACTCAGTTACAAACACAATTTTTACAATGAGAGCAATACTTATGTGGACTGTCAACGATTATCCTGCCCGTAGTAGTTTGTCTGGTTGGAGTGGCCAAGGCTATAAAGCATGCCCTACATGTAACGAGGACACTCCTGCGATGCGTGTTAAGAACAAAGTTGTTTTTTTCGGTATGAGACAAAACCTTGAAATGAATCACCCTTACAGAGAAAACTTAGAATTTAATGGTGAGGTTGATAAAAGAAAGAAACCTAGAAAGTTCACCAATAAAATGATCGAAAAACAGCTCGAAGATTTGTTGCCAGTTGGTAACCCCGGGAGAAatcacaaaaatgttggtgaaaaaaGAGCACGTCCTGCTAATTGTCTACACAACTGGACTAAAATTTCTATTTTCCGGGAACTTGACTATTGGAAACATCTTCCACTTCAACACAACTTGGATGTCATGCATATTGAAAAGAATGTGTTGGAGGCTGTGTTAGGTACTTTACTAATGAATGAAAAATCAAAAGACACTAACAATGCACGACTTGACTTGCAAAGAATGGGAATTCGACCAGAGTTGTGGCTCCAACCAAAACACAACGGTAAAAAAGATGGGCAATTCAAGAAACCTCATCCCAAATACTCTCTTAAACCTAAAGACAGGGTCCGTTTTTGTAACTTCATTAAAGAAGTTAAACTTCCAGATGGGTTTGGATCAAACTTCAGGCAGAAAGTGAAGGATGATAATATAACGGGTATGAAGTCTCATGATTGCCATATCATGATGCAACGATTGTTACCGGTCGGTGTTAATGCATTTTTGCACCCTACTATTTCTACACCAATAATCCAACTATGCGCATTCTTTAAGCAAATTTGTACTCGAGAGTTAATGGTACCTGACATGCTGAAAGCTCAAAAACAGTTGATCAAAATTTTATGTACTTTGGAGCTAATTTATCCTCCGGCTTTTTTTGACATAATGATTCATCTCGTTATGCATTTACCGGAAGAGGCTATATATGGAGGGCCTATATACATGAGGTGGATGTATCCATTTGAGAGATACATGAAGAAGTTAAAAAATTATGTCAGAAATAAAGCAAGGCCTGAAGGTTGTATAGCAGAGGGGTACGTTGCTGACAAAGCGTTAACGGCGTGTTCAATGTCTCTTGAAGGTGTACAAACAAGGTTTAATCGTCCTGACAGATATGAGGACGGTCCAGTTAGATCGTGTGAGTTTCAAGTGTTCAAATCGCTTTGTAAGTTTGTCAGTAAAGGTGTGCACAAATTTCTGGACCACGATTTGCGTGATAAACTTCATTGGTATGTACTCGACAACTGTTCTGACATTACCGAATACATAGA TCAGTTTAAATTAGAGAATCCAGGTCTTGACATGAAAACCTTTTTTCCTGGTTGGTTTAAAGGAAAG ATACGTGAATTGCGGGCAGCTGACCGATCTAATTTTAGCAACGAATTGATAAGACTAGCTGAAGGATCGGTGGATACCGCAAACTATTACACCGCTTGCAATGTGAACGGTGTTAGGTTTGTAGTTCATGATCGTGATGAACGGCCCACAACACAAAATAGAAGAATATCAACACCCGGAGTTGATGACACTCCGTATTATGGTCAGTTGGAAGATATTCTGGACCTGCATTATGGTGGTGTGTTTAGTGTTGTGTTATTCAGATGCCGGTGGTTCAGGACTCAGAAAACTAGTAGAGAACGTTTAATTACAAAGAATAACATAACTAGTATTGACCCGTCCTTTCCTAAGCATTACAAAAGTTGGAATAAGGTTCCCGAAGACGAAAAGATAAAATCTGGACTGATCTCCAA GACTACTTTCAGATGGATAGGTGGCTAG